A segment of the Anopheles cruzii chromosome 2, idAnoCruzAS_RS32_06, whole genome shotgun sequence genome:
CCGTTGAACGCAAAATATCCAGCGGACCTGTTGGAGTATTATATTAAAGATTCCGAGGCGTCCCTACTGATCAGTACGCAGGAGTTTCTAGCGCAGGCCGAACCACTGGCCGTAAAGCTTCAAATACCGCTACTTCTGGCAAGCCACGAGTTACTCAATGCGGCGACGCCTTCGACCAGCGGTCAACCGGAAGCGCCAACCGATCGTACAGAGGACATCGTGTCGTATCTTGATCCACGGCGTGAAAATTTACTGCAGCTCAATGGTACGCTCCTGTTGGAAAGCGCTCTCAACGGAGAGTTTTACCGCGATGCGAACGCGTTGATTCTGTACACGTCCGGAACTACCGGCAAACCGAAAGGTGTCGTCCTGAGCTACGCCAATCTTGACGCTCAGCTTGGCGCCCTCACCAATGCGTGGCAGGTAACGGCCGGCGACTCGGTGCTCCACGCACTTCCACTGAACCACGTCCACGGAACGATCAACGCGCTCAACCTGCCACTGTCGGCCGGCGCCAAGTGTGTGATGCTCCCAAAgtttgacagcagcagcgtgtggaGCTACTTGCTTAACGTCAACATGACCACCAAGGAGCGAGTGAATGTGTTTATGGGCGTTCCGACGATGTACGGACTGCTGATCCGCGAGTACGAAAGTGTGTTCAGTCGCAACGCCAGAATGTGCGATTACGTGAAAACACACTGCAAGAACAAGATCCGCCTGATGATATCCGGCTCGGCGCCACTGCCGGGCACCATATTTGAGCGTTGGAACGAAATCACGGGTCACCGGTTGCTGGAACGGTATGGGATGACGGAGACAGGCATGTCCATTTCCAATCCGTACGTGCAAGACACCGGAATGCGCCGACGTCGGCAAGGATGCGTCGGAATGCCACTACCGGGTGTAAGCGTACGGATTGTGGATCCAGAGAGTGGCCATAAGCTAACGCTGGAGGGTACGCCAAATGAAGGCCTGTGGGAGGGTGGGAAAGACAGCGGAACGGCGGCTGGTGCACAGCACGCGAATCCGACAGAATCGATTACGGGCCAGCTGTACGTCAAGGGACGCTCAGTGTTTAAGGAGTACTGGAAGAAACCACAGGAAACGGCCAGCGAGTTTGATGCCGAGGGTTGGTTCCGAACCGGTGACACGGCACAGTACGAAGACGGAACGATACGCATTTTGGGCCGCACGTCGGTCGATATTATCAAATCTGGCGGCTTCAAGCTGTCGGcgctcgaaatcgaaacggctCTGCACGAGCATCCCGATACGGGCGATGTTGCTGTGCTGGGCCTTCCGGACGATACCTGGGGACAGCGGGTGGTTGCTGTGATTAGCCTGCGGGACCAGGTGGCTCGCGAGACGTTCAGCATTCCGAAGCTGCTGGTGTGGCTGGAGCAGAAGCTGCCAAAACAGGCCCTCCCGAAGGAGGTTCACGTCGTGGAAACGGTTCCACGCAACGCGATGGGCAAGATCAACAAGAAGCAACTGGCATTGGAGCTGTTTGGCGACAGTGAAACAActggcagtggcggtggcggtggcggtggcagtggcagtggtttACCATAAGTGTCCCTAACgccgttcacacacacacacagaatcgTATTTATGCGTCCTAATAAAAATGACATCCATAATTGTAGAGCACAGAAACGAAGCCGGCTGCCAGAAGCTCGCTAGTCACACTTTACACCAGCGGGGTGGCGAATATTGCTCTATTTGTTTAAACTAAGATAGCTTAAAGAAAACCGAACGTTTGTTATGAATGCCTGCTCCAATCCGAGACAGGAAACACTGGCACAATAACGTTAAAAAAGGGATTGTGGATTATTTCAAACGACATCCGAAGCCGTTTTGCAGGTAGAGCACACCCTTAGGCCGCTGAACGCGTTCAGGTATCTCACAGACCCGTGAGTGGGTTGTTCGCTTAATTTGACATtttgatgtttgaaaattgGTCGGAAAGAGACGATCGATTTGCTGGCTGAGTCACGCGATATTTGCAAACGAAAGTAGATTTTCTCCTCTGTTCCACATTTGTTCgcactctcgctctcctttTGGCGCGTGCAGAGATTGAAAACAATTGAAGAACAATTGTGAACCCAAATAAATACATATTATTGTACAGTACATTTACAGTGTAAATGTACGATTGAGTgagagaaaatataaataCGAGAGAAAAATCTCACGTTCACGCACGGCTCACGAAATGATGTGATTGTGCGCTCTCCGATCAAATGTCATAGGCtgtgcgcgcgagagagaacgagagaatgGAGAGAGCAGAGAACGAGGGAAAAGCGAATCGGTCACGATAATTCTCCATCTCGAGTTTAGTTCAGTAGTCCAGAGAATCGTTGCGACTTTTCTGCATTCGCGCGAGCTCCACCGAGCTTTTCGTGTGTCAATTGTCTAATCGTCGAGAGGTTCGCAATAAGCTGGAAACACATCACGATCCCACGGCCAGCGAGGAGAGCGCTGCCGATAGTGATAATAGTGCTGCTGTGCGTTCGTGCAAACTGAACGTCTGAGAATGTGTGTTTGCTGATGGGGAGCCCTGTGAGCGCCGTGTTTGCCCAGTGCTTTAAGCCGAGCTAGGCCCGGAGCGTGTAAGTTGCGGCCGATTCCTTCGCACGGGTCGAATTAGTgacgaaaagtgaagaaaaaagttattcgaaGCAAAAGatcacgacaacgacgaacgGCCGCAGTGTTGTGTATGTGCGCTTTACCCGAGCTTGAAGGAAGAAAACGGCGAGTGAAgaaccgagcgagcgaaagagagcaaaGCGacggggcgtgtgtgtgtgtgtggatcgaAGTTGAATGTGGTaaccggagagagaaagagatgggaTGCAAGAGAACCGAGAATCGCAgcgacagagtgagagagcgtCGGTGTGAAATAACTGGGGAGACCGCGAGTCACACCGAGCGTGAGAAGTGAGAAAGGAGAAAGAGCACGGTCACACAGTAGCAGGCGAGTAGTAGTAGTGTTGGTGCTAGTAgtatcagcagcaccagaagAGTAGTACTAAGTAACACACAGCAAAAGCTGAAGTAAAAAGGGTGGACACCGAAAATCCACCTGGAGGGCCAGAAAATAATCGGTTCCAGTTTCACCCGATGCGCCAACGGTTAGTTCCCGTGAGGATAAAAGGGTTTCTGTGCTGCTCTGCGAAGCGCCCGTGTCCGTGAATCCGCGGCATGCTGTGAAAGGCTGCTGATTTTCCGTAATCGCTCCATCgaagcaggcaggcaggcagtgaGTCAATGCTAATTCGCCCGTTTCTGTCGGTTCATGTTTTCGGaggttgtttgtgtttctagAGCCCGGATCTATATTACTGAATCCCCCCTGGCAGGATGTTGGTCCGACTGGGGGAGTATTGTGTCTGGAAGTAGGTAACACTACTACAGCAACGGCAAGTGGAAGAATTATGTGAACATCTGTGCGCCTGTGTGCTCAACCTGCTagcctgtgtgcgtgtgtgtgtccgcgccCGTATTCATTGTTGAGTGGGAgtgttcgaaaacaacaagGGACTCCCAAAAGTGTGATTGCTTCCTCTTGCCGTCCGAAAGGAGTAGCAAACCATGGCAGACGGGCCGAGCAGGGGGAAGGCAGGCTGTGAAAAAATCGGTTCCATGGCATTGCACGGCAAATTTGTgcacgtttgtgtgtgtatctaTGTTGGGGCTTAAactcttttttcttccaccgtcgCCCGTCCCGTGGTCCCTGGGCCTGCGTTTCCGTGGCGCGTTCGTAAGAATCGGAAAGTGTGCCCTCCAAATGATTCGGGACCCCGTCTTTCTCCCCCACCCCCGCTTTGTGGCCCGTGGTGTGAAGAGATGATAGGAAGAACAAGAGACAGAGTCTAAACGCACAGTGCACggggagtgagagagagtgaactTTATTGCATGTGAGagcgaaagcaataaaacaacTAATCGTTGTGACAGCAGACCGTGCTCACAGTCGTGCCGCTGTCACTGAAGTGCGTTTTCAGTGTCCACGGCACTTTGAATTAGAACAtcgaagaaagtaaaaaaataaaccactGTGTCCTTCAGTGAGTGAAAATTTAGAAAAATGAGCACCAGCGAAAGGACCCAATGAATAAATGCATGTGTGTGCAATTTGGCCAAACACATTCTGGACCATTAACAACGGGGCACGAAAACAATCCCTTTCGAAGCGCTTCTTGTGGCAAAGCCAACCTCCGGAGTAGAGTTTATGCTGGCAcatattgttttaaaatataacCAATTGTTTTTGGGGGAATTCGGTTTTACGAGAAGCGTGTGTCGAAATGTCGCGCGCGGGTATTGTTAAGTGCAGTGGGCGCGTTTGCTAGTGTGTTAGTAGGCGGTGTGCGACCAAAATGTGTAGTCACTGCGCGCCGTGTCGTGGTGTGGTTTGTTACAAAATGTCAAACGGGACCCCGACGACGAGGCCGTGAAAACCTCGAATTGCGTTGGGTGCATTTTTCCTCATTGTACGCTTCTTTTCGAATAAATCTAGCGATTCGTGACCTTCTACCCGACTTTTTCCAGAATACTAGCGCACACAGTGGGCTGTgaagacaacaacaacattggcACCCGAAAAGCATTGAAAAAATTGTTCTCGTCCTTGCAGGCAACCCAGTCCCCAGTAAGCAAAAGAGGCAGCTGCTAATATTCCAAGTCCTCTGGGTGGCGGGCGATAATCTGCAGCACCGTGTCTGTATAAATCTTCTTCTTATGCacagcgtgcgtgtgtgtgtgtgtgattctTGTGAGTGTTTCCTGATAAATCGTCCAAGACGAGGATAAGCCTTTTATTGTGTTGTTAATTGAAAAGTGACTAGCCGAAGTGTGAATAAGTTCGTGAAACTGGTGAGCGTTTACAGAATCTACCAACCATCGGGGAGTCGTTTCGGTCGATCGCAGTAGGCAGTTTGCCGCGAATGCTGTTCCGGCCGCTCGCCGGCAAGCCCGTGCGTCAAGCCAACTGTTCAATGGGAACAGCCCACCCGCTAGCATCCTGAATTCCTGGGCTCTAGCAAGAAAGGGTAACATTCTACATTTTTCAGCTTTTACTTCTGCTCCGTTTGGCCTCAGTGTATCCAATGGTCAATCAAGGGCGTTTGAGTTTGAGTTTTTGTTTGACCTAAGAGTTGGTAACAGATAAGTTCCTAAAAAAAGAATCGATTCGTTGGCCTATCGCGCTCGTTGTGGTGCGGTGCCCTTGGTTTCAGAATGCTAGGCGGGATAACACAGGAGGATAAACTAATAGTTACACGCTCGCTGGCGGGTATCGGGTAGTGAGAGAGAAcctttggtgtgtgtggtacGTTGACCTTCTGGAAATCGAAATTGTCCTCGGTCTGTCGCTACGTTTCTCGGAGAAAAATTTGTTCTAAATCGATGCTACTGTCAACAAAGTGCTGTTCCTATTGTTTCCGATGGATGCTCCTAGGGGTCAACACGACAGAAAGGGGGTGGTGTGACTTCACTTGGGGCGAGCTAAAACTTCGGTTTTTGGTCAGTGTCGGTGCTCCTTCCATGATTTGCCAGCTTCGCTCAGCCTCTCCTGCGAAGCACGGTCGCCTGTGGCCTAATCTCTCGTATCCGGGCAGCCGTGTCTCTCGTGTTGACCTCGCGGACGTGAATATGACAGTCCGATGGTTACTTTGATTTTGTAATAATTCGAACGTCCCTTCAATAGTTGCCCGCTGGGGGTCCTGTAACTGTTTTCGCATCGTCAACACCACACGAGAACTTCGGTGGTGTCAGAAGAAAGGTTGCCcgtgtcccttttttctctgtttttccAATCCGGATGGCGTGAGAGAGTGCCACCGTCGTGCAATTGCCGAGAGCTTTCCATATGTTGCTGTGTTGCTCGACGGCAAAATAGTGAGCAAATCGCTTTCGCTCTTCCAGCTTTCGCTCTCGGCAAAATCGCTGGCACGATTATTGCACTCTTCACGGGGTAGTAGTGTGTCACTGTCAAACTGTGCCTTCGCACACTCCATCTTGATCTTTCCGCGCTGCACACGCGTGATGGGAAATAATTTGATCGCATGCTTGGATGAGTGGTGGAGAGTGGCTTCTTATAGTAACTGTTTGGTTCTCTGCACAAAACGCACTTTATCGCTCCCAAATTGTGGGGGGGCTCCTTCTCACGTGTGAGTGTACACTCTTTGGTTATCTCATCTCACCGTGAACGGGTACTACACGGTTCTACGGACGTATAGATGTTTTCAGAAGCAGCCACCGAGGTGCGATATCTTTGCTCTAGAGTATACAAACGCTCTCactcttacacacacacacacaggcgtaCGCGGCTTCGTGTGAGTCACCCACAGCAACAGCGTACGCGCGTCCACACGAAACACATGCACGCAGAGTGAGAAGCGGCTCGCGGGGacgaaatgaaaacgaatCGGATGCCGACACCGGGACTCAACTTACTTGTGACGCGATTCAGCGCACTTGATGGAACATAAAAACCCTGAAGATTGTGAGGAAAGGCAGTGCAAGCGGTGTCCTTTTGGTGTCCACTTggcgatcgaccgatcgcaCGGACGCAAATCGATCGAATAATTCAGGATGTCCCTCCATGCATCGGGCAAGTGATCGGCTgttaatggaggcgcccggtcGTTGATGGGAAAACCGTTTCTTGAATGCTTCCTTTCAATGTAAACTGTTGGTTTGGTGCCTACGGCATACCGTTATTtctattttaataattaactccaaaattgtttgaaaatgtcCGGCGCGGGAAGTGAGTTAAAGGGGAGATAACCCTCTCCGGGGCTTTGGCAGAGGACGTTCTCTGTGCTCTCTTTGTGCTTTGTCCACCAGTGTTCCTGGTTCCGTTGTCCTTTATCGTGCACGCTTTCATTCGAATCTAAAAATAGAGCGATTGTTTCCGAAAGTCACCCTGCCAGCGACTGACCCCGCACAGAAATTATGTCAACCAAAAGTTGTTACTGTTTTCCTTGCAAAGTCTTATACAATGTCGTTGGGCCAGCAACCTTTCAGTGGGTTCACGGTTCCCCAGCTATTTAGTGGAACCCCGCATCGGTTAACACATTAAAGGACCGATCTTTCGTTTGCGGGAGATTTACGGAACGAGTAAGTTCGGTGTAGCCTGCGTTTGGTCGTTTTCCCGGTCCTTATCCCGTGTCGGGTTAAAAAAACATCTGGTTACCCCAAATTGGGTCTCCCTTCGCGCCCATACGACGCTAACGCTGTGAGTTTTCTCTCTCACGAAGAGACTCCAACGAGGTCGGCGCTTTTGTGCGTGTCACTGCTAAGCGGCTACCTGTGAGCATAGGGAGCGCCGCCCCCGGAGGACGACACATCGAGAATTGAGTACTCCCACGCGCGGAGGAGGAGACCCTTGCGAGAGAAGGTCAAAAGATACAGGTGGGTGGGTGTTGGAGGCTTTTTTTCGGCTCGGGTGAGCGCCGCGCCGGGGCTGACGATAAAAGTTATCGTGCCCCGCCGCGGCCGCAGGgttcatcgtcatcgttgttgcgttgcgtcggtgacggtgacgtaACGTAACAATAGAtggccgggtcggggcggGGACTTTACCGCTGCTTCGCGTCGGCGGGGTCggcatgtttatttttggtctACTCCTTGTCGGGCTTTCGGGGTAGGGATGGCAAAAAAAGTGGGAGCTGTCCTCTGACCATAAACGGGAAGCAATGGTTCAATCAACTGCAAAAGCAGACACACtgtgtcccggtcccggtcccggtgcaaGGCGTGTTTAGCTATGCAATTTCTAACAATTTCCAAGGAAACAGGAAGACATGCCTTTTATTGGCCCAGGTTAAGTGCACGTTAAAGGATTTCCGTGCTTCGCTAAATGACTGCCACCTGTTCGATCATTTCATGGTCCCAAATATGTTTACAATTATTTATCAGCAACTCCCGATGGAGCTGCCTGGTGCCTCGTGAATCGAGGGCGTGTACGTCAACcacatgttttgctttgccCTGAAATTACCCCAAAACAAGCATAAAGTAGTGAGCGAGCAAACAATGCAGCGACACGCATCGAGAAAGTGAACGCCATTTGCGAAAAATCGTTGATCGTTGATGCCACACTCCAAGTAGCGCGACATTCAACGATCACACATTTGAATTACAAACGACCAACCGCACTGAAACGATGACCGCAGTGAAGAAAGCAACGAAACGTTTAATTCTCCACTGGCGGCGGGCGGACCGTTGGGGTTCGCTAGAATTAAGCAGTCCGGTCACATAATCGTCGGTCACAATCCATTCGCCCCGCGCCCGCAGCTCGTGATCGTCGTAGGCGTTCCCTAACCACAGCGACTGCGACTGTGTTTTGATGACGATCATCGGCGAAGCgcgatgaatgaatgaagttTGCCTGGCCAGGATTTTGTGTGTCGTCCATGTCCGGCAGTCTAGAAATCGTTCAACCGAGCTCGATCGATACGCACTCTGGTTGGCTGGCGTCGCTGACCAACGATTGTTTGCCTATCGAAGGTAATCGTTCGCCGCCGCGAACGGCGGGGCCAGTTGATTGGTCATtgggaatggaaaaaaataattccGGCGTGGCGACGGCGCTAATGGCGCTTCATGCCCTGCCTGCCTCCGTCGTGTGGAATGTTTTGTGCCCAAGCCACAATGTCTGAGTTGGTGAAagggccgacgacgacgacgacacaatAATCATGCCCACGACGCCACCGGACACAATTGTCCGTCACAGAATGGCGAGGAAATTTTCTAAACAATCATCCGCAATTATCATCATTCCGTCGGTGCCTCTCGAATGTCGGTTCTTACACCTGCGAATGAATGTGGCCAAAATGTGTGGCCGTTTCGGCTGTGTACGGCTGCACCCTCTTGCAACGCGTTGCGTGACTTAACTTGTTCACAGTGTGCGCCACGCTGCATATCGTTGTCTTGTTGACCGTTTCCGAAGTCAATCAGCGGTAAATGAGGTCAAATCAATGATCATCACGGCTCGGGGGACCGCGGCAAGGCCagatacgacgacgacgacgcacggTGCACGACGATCACTAAGATCGCGTCCACACAGAGACAGGACAGTGTTAGACAAGAGAGAGGGCCCCAGAGAGACACACTGTTCGGGGAAAGTGTCCCGCGAGAATAAGGAACCGCCGGAGGGGGCAACCTTTTTTGCTCCAAACCGGATGGAATCATTTCGATCGACGACGGTGCTGCTCGTGGTAGAAAACGCTCGATCGCGCCTGGGAAGTAATTTCTGATCGGGAggggaaacggggaaaaagggGGCACCGAGTGCTTCATAATCACGGACACGCGCTCCAACATCATTGTGCCATTGATTCAGCGAACACATTTTCTCACACGATGCATTATCGCAGTTACGCGAGGGGCACACTCTGGTAT
Coding sequences within it:
- the LOC128267317 gene encoding malonate--CoA ligase ACSF3, mitochondrial encodes the protein MTKFVLARRCLVDVATGTFGKPSPLMASQLKCATWIRQYRSWPAIQSSAVAPVSNGHSYSTQADNRKAAVRDFDDGDRPPSDPEAVHADLLRRLTKLYDQEVARNLIVPPFKRALLYGHKSAVRDQLGDFSFIQLYEAVKRLAMQISHHCGSASQSRVAFLCPNNATYVIAQWACWFSGQIAVPLNAKYPADLLEYYIKDSEASLLISTQEFLAQAEPLAVKLQIPLLLASHELLNAATPSTSGQPEAPTDRTEDIVSYLDPRRENLLQLNGTLLLESALNGEFYRDANALILYTSGTTGKPKGVVLSYANLDAQLGALTNAWQVTAGDSVLHALPLNHVHGTINALNLPLSAGAKCVMLPKFDSSSVWSYLLNVNMTTKERVNVFMGVPTMYGLLIREYESVFSRNARMCDYVKTHCKNKIRLMISGSAPLPGTIFERWNEITGHRLLERYGMTETGMSISNPYVQDTGMRRRRQGCVGMPLPGVSVRIVDPESGHKLTLEGTPNEGLWEGGKDSGTAAGAQHANPTESITGQLYVKGRSVFKEYWKKPQETASEFDAEGWFRTGDTAQYEDGTIRILGRTSVDIIKSGGFKLSALEIETALHEHPDTGDVAVLGLPDDTWGQRVVAVISLRDQVARETFSIPKLLVWLEQKLPKQALPKEVHVVETVPRNAMGKINKKQLALELFGDSETTGSGGGGGGGSGSGLP